One Gloeothece verrucosa PCC 7822 DNA window includes the following coding sequences:
- a CDS encoding ATP-dependent Clp protease ATP-binding subunit, whose amino-acid sequence MFERFTEKAIKVIMLAQEEARRLGHNFVGTEQILLGLIGEGTGVAAKVLKSMGVNLKDARIEVEKIIGRGSGFVAVEIPFTPRAKRVLELSLEEARQLGHNYIGTEHLLLGLIREGEGVAARVLENLGVDLSKVRTQVIRMLGETAEVAAGGPTTGRNKTPTLDEFGSNLTQMAAEGKLDPVVGRQKEIERVIQILGRRTKNNPVLIGEPGVGKTAIAEGLAQRIATKDIPDILEEKRVVTLDIGLLVAGTKYRGEFEERLKKIMDEIRQAGNVILVIDEVHTLIGAGAAEGAIDAANILKPALARGELQCIGATTLDEYRKHIERDAALERRFQPVMVGEPTVDETIEILYGLRERYEQHHKLKILDEALEAAAKLSDRYISDRYLPDKAIDLIDEAGSRVRLITSQLPPAAKELDKELRQVLKQKDDAVRSQDFDRAGELRDREMEIKAEIRAIASAKKTEGESDEPSVDAEEIANIVASWTGIPVNKLTETESEKLLHMEDTLHQRLIGQEDAVKAVSRAIRRARVGLKNPNRPIASFVFSGPTGVGKTELTKALAAYFFGSEDAMIRLDMSEFMERHTVSKLIGSPPGYVGYNEGGQLTEAVRRRPYTVVLFDEIEKAHPDVFNILLQILEDGRLTDAKGRTVDFKNTLLIMTSNIGSKVIEKGGGGLGFEFEADQAEAQYNRIRSLVNEELKQYFRPEFLNRLDEIIVFRQLSRDEVKEIADILLKEVFSRLTEKGITLEVTQKFKDRLVEEGYNPAYGARPLRRAIMRLLEDVLAEEILSGQVKDGDTAIADIDSEGKVKIIHGERRELLSPVSE is encoded by the coding sequence GCTCGCATTGAAGTAGAAAAAATTATTGGGCGCGGCTCTGGCTTTGTGGCGGTGGAAATTCCTTTCACCCCCAGAGCGAAACGAGTGCTAGAACTCTCCTTAGAGGAAGCTCGTCAATTAGGCCACAACTACATCGGAACTGAACACCTACTCTTAGGTTTAATTCGTGAAGGTGAAGGAGTGGCGGCTCGCGTTTTGGAAAATTTGGGTGTGGACCTCTCTAAGGTCAGAACTCAAGTGATCCGGATGTTGGGCGAAACCGCAGAAGTGGCTGCCGGTGGACCGACCACAGGACGCAATAAAACCCCCACTCTCGATGAGTTTGGCTCCAATTTAACCCAAATGGCAGCCGAAGGAAAGTTAGACCCGGTGGTGGGACGACAAAAGGAAATTGAACGGGTGATTCAAATTCTCGGCCGTCGGACTAAAAATAATCCGGTCCTCATTGGGGAACCTGGGGTCGGTAAAACGGCGATCGCTGAAGGGTTGGCCCAACGCATCGCGACGAAGGATATCCCTGATATCCTCGAAGAAAAGCGCGTGGTGACTCTCGATATTGGCTTGCTGGTAGCAGGAACGAAATATCGCGGGGAATTTGAGGAACGTCTCAAGAAGATTATGGACGAAATTCGTCAAGCTGGGAATGTGATTCTGGTGATTGATGAAGTTCATACTCTGATTGGTGCAGGGGCGGCTGAAGGGGCTATTGATGCCGCGAATATCCTTAAACCGGCTCTCGCTAGAGGTGAGTTACAGTGTATCGGCGCGACGACTTTGGATGAGTACCGCAAGCACATTGAACGCGATGCGGCTCTAGAACGTCGTTTTCAACCCGTGATGGTGGGTGAGCCGACTGTTGATGAAACCATTGAGATTCTCTATGGTTTGAGAGAACGCTATGAGCAACACCATAAGCTCAAGATTCTCGATGAGGCATTGGAAGCGGCGGCTAAGTTGTCGGATAGATATATCTCTGACCGCTATTTGCCCGATAAGGCCATTGATTTGATCGATGAGGCGGGGTCTAGAGTGCGCTTGATTACTTCTCAGTTGCCACCGGCGGCTAAGGAGTTGGATAAGGAACTGCGTCAAGTCCTTAAGCAAAAGGATGATGCGGTGCGTTCTCAAGATTTTGACCGCGCTGGGGAGTTGCGAGACCGCGAAATGGAAATTAAGGCGGAAATTCGCGCTATTGCTTCGGCGAAGAAGACTGAAGGGGAAAGCGATGAACCTTCGGTTGATGCGGAAGAAATTGCTAATATTGTGGCTTCTTGGACGGGTATCCCAGTGAATAAGCTGACGGAAACTGAGTCTGAGAAGTTGCTACATATGGAAGATACTTTACATCAGCGTCTGATTGGTCAAGAAGATGCGGTGAAGGCGGTATCGAGGGCAATTCGCCGCGCTCGCGTGGGCTTGAAGAATCCTAATCGTCCGATTGCTAGTTTTGTCTTTTCTGGCCCGACTGGGGTGGGTAAGACGGAGTTAACTAAGGCGTTAGCGGCTTATTTCTTTGGCTCTGAAGATGCGATGATCCGATTGGATATGTCGGAATTTATGGAACGCCATACGGTTTCTAAGTTGATTGGTTCGCCTCCGGGTTATGTGGGTTATAACGAAGGGGGTCAATTGACCGAAGCGGTACGCCGTCGTCCTTATACGGTGGTGCTGTTTGATGAAATTGAAAAGGCTCACCCGGATGTGTTTAATATTCTGTTGCAGATTTTAGAAGATGGACGGTTGACTGATGCTAAAGGTCGTACTGTCGATTTTAAGAATACCCTGCTAATTATGACTTCTAATATTGGGTCTAAGGTCATCGAAAAAGGTGGCGGCGGACTCGGGTTTGAGTTTGAAGCTGACCAAGCGGAAGCGCAGTACAATCGTATTCGCTCGTTGGTGAATGAAGAACTCAAGCAATACTTCCGTCCTGAATTCCTCAACCGTCTTGATGAGATTATTGTCTTCCGTCAATTGAGTCGGGATGAGGTTAAGGAGATTGCTGATATTCTGCTCAAAGAGGTGTTTAGCCGCTTGACAGAAAAGGGCATTACTTTGGAAGTTACCCAGAAGTTTAAAGACCGTTTAGTAGAAGAAGGTTATAACCCGGCTTACGGGGCTAGACCTCTGCGGAGAGCGATTATGCGGCTTTTAGAGGATGTTCTCGCTGAGGAGATTCTCTCGGGACAGGTTAAAGATGGAGATACCGCCATCGCTGATATCGACTCCGAAGGTAAGGTTAAGATTATTCACGGTGAAAGACGAGAGTTATTATCTCCTGTGAGTGAATAA
- a CDS encoding pentapeptide repeat-containing protein, with product MSKKILKYLGFSQKTLWDWLELLIVPILILFATFYLQGVSQEQQELNQTEKNKQEILTKYIEDMTTLLVDKKLGDELNKPDKPVGVTAKARTIIAMKELDNKRNGQIIQFLKESNLVKVGKKSILFSADLSGVDLKGVDLREVNLATADLKGANLTGAYLCGADLTSIKRDKTIFKGAFYNQNTEFDFKKEADKLGMKEKENCWFD from the coding sequence ATGTCAAAAAAAATTTTAAAATACTTAGGTTTTTCTCAAAAAACATTATGGGATTGGCTGGAATTATTAATTGTTCCAATACTTATACTTTTTGCAACTTTTTATCTGCAAGGAGTTTCTCAGGAACAACAAGAATTGAACCAAACTGAAAAAAACAAACAGGAAATATTGACTAAATATATAGAAGATATGACAACTTTACTGGTAGATAAAAAATTAGGAGATGAACTAAATAAGCCAGATAAACCAGTAGGGGTTACTGCTAAAGCTAGAACAATTATAGCAATGAAAGAACTTGATAATAAGAGAAATGGGCAGATAATTCAATTTTTGAAAGAGTCCAACTTAGTAAAAGTTGGAAAAAAAAGTATTTTATTTAGTGCTGACTTGTCCGGTGTTGACCTAAAAGGTGTTGATCTTAGGGAAGTGAACCTTGCTACAGCAGACTTAAAGGGTGCGAATTTGACAGGAGCATATTTATGTGGAGCAGATTTAACATCTATAAAACGTGACAAAACAATTTTTAAGGGAGCTTTTTATAATCAAAATACAGAATTTGATTTCAAAAAAGAGGCTGATAAATTAGGTATGAAAGAAAAGGAAAACTGCTGGTTTGACTAG